One stretch of Pseudomonas fluorescens Q2-87 DNA includes these proteins:
- the nirJ gene encoding heme d1 biosynthesis radical SAM protein NirJ, translating into MLRISHYLRALAGHCPAPRVAPPGSTRPPVVIWNLLRRCNLTCKHCYATSADSVFRDELDTPAALQVIDDLYDAGVRVLILSGGEPLLREDLFQLSAHARDKGFFLALSTNGTLIDTSNIAQIDAARFDYVGISIDGLEATHDAFRQLKGSFASSMAAIRLCRERGIRVGLRTTLTQQNHAQLPQLLDLMTEYDVQKFYLSHLNYSGRGKRSRKLDAHQQMSREAMNLIFERAWHDIEQGRDSDFVSGNNDADAILLLQWVARRLPQHYAALEQMLRAWGGNASGSGIANIDNTGEVHPDTYWWQHSVGNVRRTPFKTLWLERPDALLQKLREHPRAVNGRCGQCRWLAICNGNTRTRAWADGDLWGQDPGCHLSDEEIGLHAITSVAVPCAR; encoded by the coding sequence ATGTTGAGGATCAGCCACTACCTGCGAGCCCTGGCCGGCCATTGCCCCGCCCCGCGCGTCGCGCCACCGGGCAGCACACGGCCACCCGTGGTGATCTGGAACCTGCTCAGGCGTTGCAACCTGACCTGCAAGCACTGCTACGCCACCTCGGCCGACAGCGTGTTTCGCGACGAACTGGACACACCGGCGGCGCTTCAAGTCATCGACGATTTGTATGACGCCGGGGTGCGCGTGCTGATCCTGTCCGGCGGCGAACCGTTGCTGCGCGAGGACCTGTTCCAGCTCAGCGCCCATGCCCGTGACAAAGGCTTTTTCCTCGCCTTGTCCACCAACGGCACGCTGATCGACACGAGCAACATCGCGCAGATCGACGCAGCCCGCTTTGACTACGTGGGCATCAGCATCGATGGCCTGGAGGCGACCCACGACGCGTTCCGGCAGCTCAAGGGCAGTTTCGCCAGCTCCATGGCGGCCATCCGGCTCTGCCGCGAGCGAGGGATTCGCGTCGGCTTGCGCACCACCCTCACCCAGCAGAACCATGCCCAGTTGCCACAGTTGCTGGACTTGATGACTGAATACGATGTGCAGAAATTCTATCTGTCGCACCTCAACTACAGCGGCCGTGGCAAGCGCAGTCGCAAGCTCGATGCTCACCAGCAGATGAGCCGCGAGGCCATGAACCTGATTTTCGAGCGGGCCTGGCACGACATCGAACAGGGCCGCGACAGTGATTTCGTCAGCGGCAACAACGACGCCGATGCGATCTTGCTGCTGCAATGGGTCGCCCGCCGATTGCCCCAACACTACGCCGCATTGGAGCAGATGCTGCGCGCCTGGGGCGGCAATGCTTCGGGCAGCGGCATCGCCAACATCGACAACACCGGCGAGGTCCACCCCGACACCTATTGGTGGCAGCACTCGGTGGGCAATGTCCGCCGGACCCCGTTCAAGACCCTCTGGCTGGAGCGCCCCGACGCCCTGCTGCAAAAACTGCGTGAACACCCACGGGCCGTGAACGGCCGCTGTGGTCAATGCCGCTGGTTGGCGATCTGTAACGGCAACACCCGCACCCGAGCCTGGGCCGACGGCGATCTCTGGGGCCAGGATCCCGGCTGTCACCTCAGCGATGAAGAGATTGGCTTGCACGCGATCACCAGCGTTGCAGTGCCCTGTGCCCGCTAA
- a CDS encoding LysR substrate-binding domain-containing protein: MFELAQLRCFTTVATELNFRRAAERLNMTQPPLSRQIQLLEHHLGVELFTRSTRSVALTAAGRAFFVEAQNLLQQAQQAAEAAKRFAQGDIGTVTISFVGSAVYEFLPKVIAEARLKQPQVKIVLAEMNTYLQHEALRARRIDLGIVRSPLLETGYATECLVREPFVLAVPAGHPLASAETVSVQDLDAQPFLMYSHSAYPPFNELLTGMLRSARVAPQFVQWLGSSLTILALVNAGMGLALVPRCATSVVFKQVVFREIDLGEGVQSELHLVWREDNDNPAFTMLLEGIRGAVRDGL; encoded by the coding sequence ATGTTTGAACTGGCCCAACTGCGCTGCTTCACCACCGTGGCGACTGAACTGAACTTTCGTCGAGCCGCCGAACGGCTGAACATGACCCAGCCACCGCTGAGCCGGCAGATCCAGTTGCTGGAGCATCACCTGGGCGTCGAATTGTTCACCCGCAGCACCCGCAGCGTTGCACTCACCGCGGCGGGTCGGGCCTTTTTCGTCGAAGCGCAGAACCTGCTGCAGCAGGCCCAGCAAGCCGCCGAGGCCGCCAAGCGCTTCGCCCAGGGCGACATCGGCACGGTCACCATCAGCTTCGTCGGCAGCGCGGTGTACGAGTTCCTGCCCAAGGTCATCGCCGAAGCCCGGCTGAAACAACCCCAGGTCAAGATCGTCCTGGCGGAAATGAACACCTACCTGCAACACGAAGCCCTGCGCGCCCGGCGCATCGACTTGGGCATCGTCCGCTCGCCGCTGCTGGAAACCGGCTACGCCACTGAATGCCTGGTGCGCGAGCCCTTCGTGCTGGCGGTACCGGCCGGACATCCGCTGGCCAGCGCCGAAACCGTGAGCGTCCAGGACCTGGATGCGCAACCGTTCCTCATGTACTCCCACTCCGCCTACCCGCCCTTCAACGAACTGCTCACCGGCATGCTCCGCTCAGCCCGGGTCGCGCCGCAATTCGTGCAGTGGCTGGGCTCGTCGCTGACGATCCTGGCCCTGGTCAATGCCGGCATGGGCCTGGCGCTGGTACCGCGTTGCGCCACCAGCGTGGTGTTCAAGCAGGTGGTATTTCGTGAGATCGACCTGGGCGAAGGGGTGCAGAGCGAATTGCATCTGGTGTGGCGCGAGGACAACGACAACCCGGCATTCACCATGTTGCTGGAGGGGATTCGAGGGGCGGTTCGGGACGGGTTGTAA
- a CDS encoding tautomerase family protein, with protein sequence MPFVNVRITRDGVTREQKAQVISEITETLQRVLGKDPHLTHIVIEEVDTDNWGYAGMTATEARSQPKQ encoded by the coding sequence ATGCCTTTCGTCAATGTTCGTATCACTCGCGACGGGGTTACCCGTGAGCAGAAAGCCCAGGTTATTTCTGAAATTACTGAGACGTTGCAGCGGGTGCTGGGTAAGGATCCGCATCTGACCCATATCGTGATCGAGGAGGTTGATACGGATAATTGGGGGTATGCGGGGATGACGGCTACTGAGGCTCGAAGTCAGCCCAAGCAGTAG
- a CDS encoding glucarate dehydratase family protein → MKIKRVTVTPIAFRDPPLLNASGIHEPFALRSIIEIESDNGYIGLGESYGDAPALAIQLQLQDQLIGLDPFNLNQLRSIVQATVAAQRPASVAGAELAPGSHASKAVSNAYSAFEVACLDLQAHYLNVPLVDLLGGAIRDEIPFSAYLFFKYAEHIDSPYPPDSWGEALNEEQIVAQARRMIQDYGFKSIKLKAGALEPEHEVACIKALKRAFPGYPLRIDPNANWSLDTSIRMAQLLGDDLQYYEDPTPGLEGMAELHKRTGLPLATNMVVTDFDEFRRSVALNSVQIVLADHHYWGGLRDTQALAKMCSTFGLGVSMHSNSHLGISLMAMAHVAAAVPNLDYACDTHYPWQEPDEEVIKGGKLPIVDGCVKITRAPGLGLELDRDQLGMLHEQFLRCGIRQRDDVQQMQRYRPDWKTVKPRF, encoded by the coding sequence ATGAAGATCAAACGCGTCACTGTCACACCGATTGCTTTTCGCGACCCGCCCTTGCTCAACGCCAGCGGCATCCACGAGCCGTTCGCGTTGCGCTCGATCATCGAGATCGAGAGCGACAACGGATACATCGGCCTTGGGGAGAGCTACGGCGATGCGCCGGCCCTGGCGATCCAGTTGCAACTGCAGGACCAGCTGATTGGCCTGGACCCGTTCAACCTCAATCAGTTGCGCAGCATCGTCCAGGCCACCGTGGCCGCCCAGCGGCCGGCCAGTGTCGCCGGTGCCGAACTGGCGCCGGGTTCCCATGCGAGCAAGGCGGTCAGCAATGCTTATTCGGCGTTCGAAGTGGCCTGCCTGGATTTGCAGGCCCACTACCTCAACGTGCCGCTGGTAGACCTGTTGGGTGGGGCGATTCGTGACGAGATTCCGTTCAGCGCGTACCTGTTTTTCAAGTATGCCGAGCACATCGATTCACCGTACCCGCCGGACAGTTGGGGCGAGGCGCTCAACGAAGAGCAGATCGTTGCCCAGGCCCGGCGGATGATCCAGGACTATGGCTTCAAGAGCATCAAGCTCAAGGCCGGTGCCCTCGAGCCCGAGCACGAAGTGGCGTGCATCAAGGCCTTGAAACGGGCGTTTCCCGGCTATCCGTTGCGCATCGACCCCAACGCCAACTGGTCCCTGGACACCTCGATTCGCATGGCCCAATTGCTGGGTGACGACCTGCAGTACTACGAAGACCCGACGCCGGGACTGGAGGGAATGGCCGAGCTGCACAAACGCACGGGGCTGCCGTTGGCGACCAATATGGTGGTCACCGATTTCGACGAGTTCCGCCGCAGCGTGGCGCTGAACAGCGTGCAGATCGTGTTGGCCGACCATCATTATTGGGGCGGCCTGCGGGACACCCAGGCGCTGGCGAAAATGTGCAGCACCTTCGGCCTGGGCGTGTCGATGCATTCCAACTCACATTTGGGCATCAGCCTGATGGCGATGGCCCATGTGGCGGCCGCTGTGCCAAACCTGGACTATGCCTGCGACACCCATTACCCGTGGCAGGAGCCGGATGAAGAGGTGATCAAGGGCGGCAAGCTGCCGATTGTCGACGGCTGCGTGAAGATCACCCGGGCGCCTGGCCTCGGGCTGGAGCTGGACCGGGATCAGTTGGGCATGCTGCATGAGCAGTTCCTGCGTTGCGGCATCCGCCAGCGTGACGACGTGCAGCAGATGCAGCGCTACCGGCCGGACTGGAAAACCGTCAAGCCCAGGTTTTGA
- a CDS encoding nitrite reductase produces the protein MRRWWFTPFLWICTVQGAVATTPDPDLAERDYQQHCQQCHGVNRIGGTGPALLPQSLSRIKPAEVRQVIENGRPASQMAAFGAVLEPAQIDALALYLQRPLAVEPTWDEDDIRHSHRVLADVATLPDTPQHTADPLNLFVVVEAGDHHIDVVDGDRFEVIARFASHFAVHGGPKFSPDGRFVYLASRDGWISLYDLHNLKLIAEVRAGLNTRNLAVSKDGRWVLVGNYLPGNLAVLDARDLSLVKTIATVGQDGQASRVSAVYTAPPRNSFIVALKDVKEVWELSTVPNPDFVPRRIEAEDYLDDFSFSPDYRQLLATSRKAQGGQVIDLDSGRIVTDIALPGMPHLGSGTYWKRDGHWVFATPNISKGLISVIDFNTWKVIKQIPTLGPGFFLRSHVNSRYAWTDVFFGPDNDAIHLIDKQTLEIAHTLRPMPGKTAAHVEFTRDGRYLLLSIWDTDGALIVYDSNTLEEIKRLPMNKPSGKYNVGNKIEFAEGTSH, from the coding sequence ATGAGGCGCTGGTGGTTCACTCCGTTTTTGTGGATCTGCACTGTGCAGGGTGCCGTGGCGACAACGCCCGACCCGGACCTTGCCGAGCGCGACTACCAGCAACACTGCCAGCAATGCCATGGCGTCAACCGTATCGGCGGCACCGGCCCGGCGCTGTTGCCCCAGAGCCTGAGCAGGATCAAGCCTGCCGAAGTCCGCCAGGTGATCGAAAACGGTCGGCCAGCCAGTCAGATGGCGGCGTTCGGCGCGGTGCTTGAGCCCGCGCAGATCGATGCGCTGGCGTTGTACTTGCAGCGTCCCCTTGCCGTCGAGCCGACCTGGGATGAAGACGACATTCGCCACAGTCATCGTGTGTTGGCGGATGTCGCCACCCTGCCCGACACCCCCCAGCACACCGCCGATCCGCTGAACCTGTTCGTGGTGGTGGAGGCTGGCGATCATCACATCGATGTCGTCGACGGCGACCGCTTCGAGGTGATCGCGCGGTTCGCCTCGCATTTCGCGGTGCATGGTGGGCCGAAGTTTTCACCGGACGGGCGCTTCGTCTACCTGGCCTCCCGGGATGGCTGGATCAGCCTGTACGACTTGCACAACCTCAAGCTCATCGCCGAAGTGCGGGCCGGCCTCAACACCCGCAACCTGGCGGTGAGCAAGGACGGCCGCTGGGTGTTGGTGGGCAATTACCTGCCCGGCAACCTGGCGGTGCTGGATGCCCGTGATCTGTCGCTGGTCAAGACCATCGCGACGGTGGGCCAGGACGGCCAGGCTTCGCGGGTCAGTGCGGTGTATACCGCGCCGCCGCGCAACAGCTTTATCGTCGCGCTGAAGGACGTCAAGGAGGTCTGGGAACTGTCCACCGTGCCGAACCCGGACTTCGTGCCGAGGCGAATCGAGGCCGAGGACTACCTCGATGATTTTTCCTTCTCGCCGGATTATCGACAGCTGCTCGCGACCTCGCGCAAGGCCCAGGGCGGGCAAGTGATCGACCTCGACAGCGGGCGAATCGTCACCGACATCGCGCTGCCGGGTATGCCCCACCTGGGCTCCGGTACTTACTGGAAGCGCGACGGACACTGGGTGTTCGCAACGCCGAATATCAGCAAGGGGCTGATCTCGGTGATCGACTTCAATACGTGGAAAGTCATCAAGCAGATCCCCACGCTCGGCCCGGGGTTCTTCCTGCGCAGCCACGTCAACTCCCGCTACGCCTGGACCGACGTGTTTTTTGGCCCGGACAATGATGCCATCCACCTGATCGACAAACAGACCCTGGAAATCGCCCACACCCTGCGCCCCATGCCCGGTAAGACCGCCGCCCACGTCGAGTTCACTCGGGATGGCCGCTACCTGTTGCTGAGCATCTGGGACACTGACGGCGCATTGATCGTCTACGACAGCAATACCCTTGAGGAGATCAAGCGCCTGCCCATGAACAAGCCTTCGGGCAAGTACAACGTCGGGAACAAGATCGAGTTCGCCGAGGGGACGTCACACTGA
- a CDS encoding nuclear transport factor 2 family protein, producing the protein MKKATLIVSFLCLFSGYAAAATSSPEQDVAKAVDQLTQAMLHKDIPQLQALASEKLTYGHSSGNIQDKKAFIADIETGKSAFKTLEMQNQKITLSGDVALVRNHFSAQALKGTEVVPTEIENFQIWQKQKDGKWLLIGRQAFRF; encoded by the coding sequence ATGAAAAAAGCGACATTGATCGTTAGCTTTCTGTGCCTGTTCAGCGGCTACGCTGCGGCAGCCACGTCATCGCCAGAACAGGACGTGGCCAAGGCCGTCGATCAGCTGACCCAGGCCATGCTGCACAAGGACATCCCACAACTCCAGGCACTGGCTTCCGAGAAACTGACCTACGGGCATTCCAGCGGCAATATCCAAGATAAAAAAGCGTTCATCGCCGACATCGAAACCGGCAAGAGCGCGTTCAAGACCCTGGAAATGCAAAACCAGAAAATCACCTTGTCGGGCGATGTAGCGCTGGTGCGCAACCACTTCTCGGCGCAAGCGCTCAAGGGCACTGAGGTGGTGCCGACGGAAATCGAGAACTTCCAGATCTGGCAAAAGCAGAAAGACGGCAAATGGCTGCTGATCGGTCGCCAAGCGTTCCGCTTCTGA
- a CDS encoding MFS transporter: protein MNNVPDSTHDSTLALAAAKVKRHVLPLVVVMFIVNYIDRVNIGFVRSHMETDLGIGAAAYGLGAGLFFVGYALFEVPSNMLLQRYGARAWLTRIMFTWGAAAMAMAFVRGETSFYVLRFILGAAEAGFFPGIIYYFTQWLPANERGKAMAIFLSGSAIASVISGPVSGALLHISGLGLHGWQWMFLIEGFASIVLCGFVWFWLQSHPSQAKWLTAQEKTVLIAAIAEEQRAREAAQVVKPSMFKLLADRQIALFCFIYFSIALTIYGATFWLPSMIKKMGNLGDFQVGLLNSIPWIISIIAMYGFAALAGKWKFQQAWVAVTLVIAAFGMFMSTTGGPIFAFVAICFAAIGFKAASALFWPIPQGYLDARIAAAVIALINSIGNLGGFVAPTAFGFLEQTTGSIEGGLYGLAITSLIAAVVIFFARTKPGRDTPNSLSGRPETVAVTVADQPEKPQALNPGPSGAAV from the coding sequence TTGAATAACGTACCGGACTCCACCCATGACAGCACCCTGGCGCTCGCCGCCGCCAAGGTCAAACGTCATGTACTGCCCCTGGTAGTGGTGATGTTCATCGTCAACTACATCGACCGGGTCAACATCGGCTTCGTGCGCAGCCATATGGAAACCGACCTGGGCATTGGCGCCGCCGCCTATGGGCTCGGTGCCGGGCTGTTCTTCGTCGGTTACGCGCTGTTCGAAGTCCCGTCCAACATGCTCCTGCAACGCTACGGCGCTCGGGCCTGGCTGACGCGCATCATGTTCACCTGGGGCGCAGCGGCCATGGCCATGGCCTTTGTGCGCGGTGAAACCAGCTTCTATGTGCTGCGCTTCATCCTCGGCGCGGCGGAGGCGGGCTTCTTTCCCGGCATCATCTACTACTTCACCCAATGGCTGCCGGCCAACGAGCGCGGCAAGGCAATGGCGATTTTCCTCAGCGGCTCGGCCATCGCCTCGGTGATCTCCGGCCCGGTGTCCGGGGCGTTGCTGCACATCAGCGGATTGGGCCTGCATGGCTGGCAATGGATGTTCCTGATCGAAGGCTTCGCTTCCATCGTGTTGTGCGGGTTTGTCTGGTTCTGGCTGCAATCGCACCCGAGCCAGGCGAAATGGCTGACGGCGCAAGAGAAAACCGTGCTGATTGCCGCCATTGCCGAAGAACAACGGGCTCGGGAAGCGGCCCAAGTGGTCAAGCCGTCAATGTTCAAGCTGTTGGCCGACCGGCAGATCGCACTGTTCTGCTTCATCTATTTTTCCATCGCCCTGACCATCTACGGCGCCACGTTCTGGCTGCCCAGCATGATCAAGAAAATGGGCAACCTGGGAGACTTTCAGGTCGGCTTGCTCAATTCCATCCCGTGGATCATTTCCATCATCGCGATGTACGGCTTCGCCGCCCTGGCCGGCAAATGGAAGTTCCAGCAGGCCTGGGTCGCGGTGACGCTGGTGATTGCCGCGTTCGGCATGTTCATGTCCACCACGGGTGGGCCAATCTTCGCCTTCGTGGCGATCTGTTTTGCAGCCATCGGCTTCAAGGCCGCGTCGGCGCTGTTCTGGCCGATTCCCCAGGGTTACCTGGATGCGCGCATCGCGGCGGCGGTGATCGCCCTGATCAACTCCATTGGCAACCTCGGCGGCTTCGTCGCGCCCACGGCGTTCGGTTTCCTGGAGCAGACTACCGGCTCCATCGAAGGCGGCCTGTACGGGTTAGCGATTACTTCGCTGATTGCCGCCGTGGTGATCTTTTTTGCCCGGACCAAACCCGGGCGCGATACGCCGAACTCACTTTCCGGCCGACCTGAAACCGTTGCGGTCACTGTTGCCGACCAACCAGAAAAACCCCAAGCCTTGAACCCTGGCCCATCGGGAGCCGCTGTATGA
- a CDS encoding LysR family transcriptional regulator: MKRHFEDLQLGSIELFCMAAEAGSFTAAANLAGVTPAAVSRSIFRLEERLGSRLFVRTTRSIRLTEAGRTYFEQCRQALTQLVEAQQEVMGAQSVPSGQLRISLPTTYGHHRILPLLPAFRALYPQVSVDIHLGNRNIDFVDEGYDLAIRVRAQPDSSMIARLLEDAKLVVVATPEYLRQAGTPQTLEDLNDHQCIQFELPSSGRRISWLFTVDGKEQEVFGQGSYSCSDDVLGGVTLAKHGAGLFQTYRFIVEQELADGRLVEVLRPFSGRSRPFTLLYPHGRYVPQRVRAFVDFLLEHRQQWAGN; the protein is encoded by the coding sequence ATGAAGCGACATTTCGAAGATCTGCAGTTAGGCAGCATAGAGCTGTTTTGCATGGCGGCGGAGGCGGGCAGTTTCACGGCGGCGGCGAATTTGGCAGGTGTGACGCCAGCAGCGGTGAGCCGCTCGATCTTCCGTCTGGAGGAGCGCCTGGGCTCGCGGCTTTTCGTGCGCACCACCCGCAGCATCCGACTCACCGAAGCAGGCCGGACCTATTTCGAGCAATGTCGCCAGGCCCTGACGCAACTGGTCGAGGCGCAACAGGAAGTGATGGGCGCTCAATCGGTGCCGTCCGGTCAGCTGCGCATCAGCCTGCCGACCACCTACGGTCATCACCGGATCCTGCCATTGCTGCCGGCGTTCCGGGCGCTGTACCCGCAAGTCAGCGTAGACATTCACCTGGGCAATCGAAACATCGATTTCGTCGACGAAGGATATGACTTGGCGATCCGCGTGCGGGCCCAGCCGGACTCTTCGATGATCGCCCGTCTGCTGGAAGACGCGAAGCTGGTGGTGGTCGCGACCCCGGAATATCTGCGCCAGGCCGGCACGCCGCAGACCCTGGAAGACCTGAACGATCACCAATGCATTCAATTCGAATTGCCCAGCAGCGGCCGGCGAATTTCCTGGTTGTTCACTGTCGATGGCAAGGAACAGGAGGTCTTCGGCCAGGGCAGCTATAGCTGCTCGGATGATGTGCTGGGCGGGGTGACGTTGGCCAAGCATGGCGCGGGGTTGTTCCAGACGTATCGGTTCATCGTCGAACAGGAACTGGCGGATGGACGCCTGGTGGAAGTGCTGCGGCCGTTCAGTGGCCGGTCTCGGCCCTTCACCTTGCTGTACCCCCACGGCCGCTATGTGCCGCAACGGGTTCGTGCTTTCGTCGACTTCTTGCTGGAGCACCGGCAGCAGTGGGCCGGGAACTGA
- the cobA gene encoding uroporphyrinogen-III C-methyltransferase: MPAPLVLPAALQSSLRPGEVALVGAGPGDPGLLTLRAWSLLVQADAVVYDRLISPQLLSLIPLTCARHYVGKAAGCHSLPQPQINELLADLADLGQRVVRLKGGDPFIFGRGAEELEYLLARGIDCQVVPGITAAAGCSTYAGIPLTHRDLVNSCRFITGHLQREGDLSLPWQSLADDSQTLVFYMGLSNLGTIAARLMEAGLAADTPAALISNGTRPDQQVLRGTLEHLTDMARACPEGLPTLTVIGKVVGLFADQALQHPARLHATVQAQPGISKVAS; the protein is encoded by the coding sequence ATGCCTGCCCCTCTCGTTTTGCCCGCTGCCCTGCAATCATCTTTAAGACCGGGTGAAGTCGCCTTGGTCGGTGCCGGCCCCGGTGATCCGGGCCTGCTGACATTGCGCGCCTGGAGCCTGTTGGTGCAGGCCGATGCGGTGGTCTACGACCGCTTGATCAGCCCGCAATTGCTTAGCCTGATTCCGCTGACGTGCGCCCGGCATTACGTCGGCAAGGCCGCTGGTTGCCACAGCCTGCCCCAGCCACAAATCAATGAACTCTTGGCCGACCTGGCCGACCTGGGGCAACGGGTGGTGCGGCTCAAGGGCGGCGATCCGTTCATTTTCGGCCGTGGCGCTGAAGAACTGGAGTATCTACTGGCTCGCGGCATCGATTGCCAAGTGGTGCCCGGCATCACCGCCGCAGCCGGTTGCAGCACTTATGCGGGCATTCCCCTGACCCATCGTGACCTGGTCAATTCCTGTCGGTTCATCACCGGTCATCTGCAACGCGAAGGCGACTTGAGCTTGCCGTGGCAAAGCCTGGCGGATGACAGCCAAACCCTGGTGTTCTACATGGGGCTGTCGAACCTGGGCACCATTGCTGCGCGGCTGATGGAAGCGGGCCTGGCCGCGGATACCCCGGCGGCGTTGATCAGCAACGGCACACGTCCCGACCAGCAGGTGCTGCGTGGCACCCTCGAACACCTGACGGACATGGCACGGGCATGCCCCGAGGGCCTGCCGACCTTGACCGTGATTGGCAAGGTGGTCGGTTTGTTCGCCGATCAGGCGCTGCAACATCCCGCGCGGCTGCATGCCACCGTCCAGGCCCAACCTGGAATCTCGAAGGTGGCGTCATGA
- a CDS encoding porin, which produces MHNNKNTRQLLLPAVIASLSTLGVTPWAHAEIMLYDKDQTTFSTDGYINAFYVNSDVDRAGEQYDRRQARVKMGFLPNYLGFNMGKQVDDLKLGARASFWVTINDSETNGTDTAIDVRQFYGTVANPEWGEVLIGKDFGLFARSNILLDELLAGYGQVSDTLGLVDGGGVSFGNIGSGYPYPFPTSQITYRTPVMDGLRVAVGIMDPVDTNDNSATGKAYQENPRTESEITYQFDLGGAKIYSWLNGSYQTSDNTDSTVESVTSKGLGYGVQAKMGGLSLTGSGFQAKGINPFFTNNAGEATLRNVDSKGYLLQGSYKLGKNRLALSYGKTDDDGNGVVGSGADYETRGIALFHDVNDNLKLVAEYNQFEINGHDTSAQNEDTDTFAVGAVLTW; this is translated from the coding sequence ATGCACAACAATAAAAATACCCGCCAGCTTCTTTTGCCTGCGGTCATCGCCAGTCTTTCAACCCTGGGCGTGACGCCTTGGGCCCACGCCGAAATCATGCTGTACGACAAGGACCAGACCACCTTTTCCACCGACGGCTATATCAACGCCTTCTACGTCAACAGCGATGTGGACCGGGCCGGGGAGCAGTACGACCGCCGGCAGGCACGGGTGAAGATGGGGTTCTTGCCCAACTACCTGGGCTTCAACATGGGCAAGCAGGTCGATGACCTCAAGCTCGGCGCCCGGGCCTCGTTCTGGGTGACCATCAACGACAGCGAAACCAATGGCACCGACACGGCCATCGACGTGCGGCAGTTCTACGGCACCGTTGCCAACCCGGAGTGGGGCGAGGTGCTGATCGGTAAGGACTTCGGCCTGTTCGCTCGCTCCAACATCCTGCTTGACGAATTGCTGGCCGGTTACGGTCAGGTCAGCGACACCCTGGGGTTGGTGGACGGCGGAGGTGTCTCGTTCGGCAACATTGGCAGCGGTTATCCGTATCCGTTCCCCACCTCGCAAATCACCTATCGCACGCCCGTGATGGACGGCTTGCGCGTGGCGGTGGGGATCATGGACCCGGTGGACACCAACGACAACAGCGCCACCGGCAAGGCCTACCAGGAAAATCCGCGCACGGAGAGCGAGATCACCTACCAGTTCGACCTGGGCGGGGCGAAGATCTACAGCTGGCTGAACGGCAGCTACCAGACCTCGGACAACACCGACTCCACGGTTGAATCGGTAACGTCCAAAGGCCTCGGTTATGGCGTGCAGGCGAAGATGGGCGGGCTGTCGCTCACCGGCTCCGGGTTCCAGGCCAAGGGCATCAACCCGTTCTTTACCAACAACGCCGGGGAAGCGACGTTGCGCAATGTCGACAGCAAGGGCTACCTGCTGCAGGGTTCGTACAAGCTGGGCAAGAACCGCCTGGCGCTGTCCTACGGCAAGACCGATGACGACGGCAACGGCGTGGTGGGCAGTGGTGCCGATTATGAAACCCGTGGCATCGCGCTGTTCCATGACGTCAACGACAACCTCAAGCTCGTGGCCGAGTACAACCAGTTCGAAATCAACGGCCACGATACCAGCGCCCAGAATGAAGACACCGATACCTTCGCGGTGGGGGCGGTGCTCACCTGGTAA